The Acetivibrio saccincola genome window below encodes:
- a CDS encoding carbohydrate ABC transporter permease has protein sequence MYVKIGKKRYSVADIAFNVFNFLIMTFLIISTLYPFLNTLAVSFNDGIDALRGGIRLWPRMFTLQNYKTVFVGGTIFNAFLVSVARTILAAAINVFLTAMMGYCLSRKEYVLNKFITVVFVLTMYFNAGLIPNYLLIKKLGLLNSFWVYIIPGMISAFNVIVVRTYINTIPESLVESARIDGAGDFKIFIRIIFPLAKPALAVVGMFTIIYQWNSWFDTYLYAPSKQELSTLQYELQKLLASSFSQSSAQRATSATAGQMASSLVTPVTLQAAITIIAMVPILCVYPLLQKYFIAGLNVGGVKE, from the coding sequence ATGTATGTTAAAATAGGAAAAAAGAGATACAGCGTAGCTGATATAGCATTTAATGTTTTTAACTTTCTTATTATGACGTTTTTGATTATTTCTACATTATACCCTTTCTTAAATACTCTTGCCGTGTCATTTAATGATGGTATTGATGCACTAAGAGGGGGAATACGCCTTTGGCCAAGGATGTTTACACTGCAAAACTATAAAACTGTATTTGTTGGCGGGACAATTTTTAATGCATTCCTTGTATCTGTTGCCAGGACCATTTTAGCTGCTGCTATAAACGTTTTTCTCACAGCCATGATGGGATATTGCCTGAGCAGGAAAGAATATGTGCTAAATAAATTTATCACAGTTGTGTTTGTTTTGACAATGTATTTTAACGCAGGTTTGATACCTAACTATCTTTTGATTAAAAAACTTGGACTTTTAAATAGTTTTTGGGTTTATATAATCCCAGGTATGATATCAGCATTTAATGTTATAGTTGTAAGAACTTATATAAATACCATACCGGAAAGTCTTGTAGAGTCTGCAAGAATAGATGGCGCAGGGGATTTTAAAATATTTATACGTATTATTTTCCCTCTTGCAAAACCAGCCCTTGCCGTTGTTGGTATGTTTACAATAATATATCAGTGGAACAGCTGGTTTGACACATATTTATATGCACCGTCAAAGCAGGAACTTAGTACACTGCAATATGAACTTCAAAAACTTTTGGCTTCTTCATTTAGCCAAAGTAGTGCACAGAGAGCTACCAGTGCGACAGCCGGTCAGATGGCATCCAGCTTGGTAACTCCGGTAACTCTCCAGGCTGCTATTACTATAATTGCAATGGTGCCAATACTTTGCGTATATCCACTGCTGCAAAAATACTTTATTGCAGGATTAAATGTTGGAGGAGTAAAAGAATAA